From [Clostridium] symbiosum, a single genomic window includes:
- a CDS encoding VTT domain-containing protein, whose protein sequence is MTKNKGYKYSMWLGLTAILFCAAFMVKAGIDGQFHSVETLQKYIQGFGIIAPLILIVIQAFQVVVPILPGFLGCVVGSAMFGAAGGFWCNYIGISIGSLIAFLLARRFGAPLVESIFPKEKYRGWIMRVQEAKSYTLILFLCILLPLAPDDFLCYFSGLMKLSFKKFLWIILLGKPWCILFYSILFGTTRG, encoded by the coding sequence TTGACAAAGAATAAAGGATACAAATACAGCATGTGGCTGGGACTTACAGCGATTTTATTTTGCGCGGCCTTTATGGTGAAAGCGGGGATTGACGGGCAGTTTCATTCGGTGGAAACCCTGCAGAAATACATACAGGGCTTTGGAATAATCGCACCTTTGATTTTAATTGTAATCCAGGCATTCCAGGTGGTGGTTCCCATATTGCCCGGCTTTCTGGGTTGTGTTGTGGGCAGTGCCATGTTTGGGGCGGCGGGCGGATTCTGGTGCAATTATATCGGAATCAGCATTGGTTCCCTGATAGCATTTCTTTTAGCCAGACGATTTGGAGCACCATTGGTCGAATCAATCTTTCCAAAAGAAAAGTACAGGGGTTGGATTATGCGGGTTCAGGAGGCGAAAAGCTATACATTGATCCTCTTCCTTTGCATTCTTTTGCCCCTGGCTCCAGATGATTTTCTTTGTTACTTTTCGGGACTTATGAAACTGTCATTTAAGAAATTTCTATGGATTATCCTACTGGGAAAACCATGGTGTATTCTGTTCTACAGTATTTTATTTGGAACAACCAGAGGGTGA
- a CDS encoding phosphatidylserine decarboxylase, whose product MNKESIAIRFLYRTLPGRIILKGLTLPWVSRAAGKFLESPYSRWMISGFVRRNKIPMEEYKRKNYLSFNDFFIRKLRSGRRQIDVTNRHLISPCDGLLTIYKINESGSICLKHSSYKVKELLGDIHLANHFKDGFCMVFRLRPSDYHHYCYVDHGTITERRKIKGILHCIRPIASERYPVYIQNSREYTVMDSVNFGRMVQMEVGALLVGRIQNRNPGCYVKRGQEKGYFEFGGSTIVLLVEEGRINPDSLKWAISMTGEAEVRLGEKIAMAD is encoded by the coding sequence ATGAACAAGGAGAGCATTGCAATACGGTTTCTCTACCGCACACTGCCTGGACGCATAATTCTAAAGGGGTTAACATTGCCATGGGTTTCAAGGGCAGCTGGTAAATTTTTGGAAAGCCCGTATTCACGGTGGATGATTTCAGGATTTGTGAGAAGGAATAAAATTCCTATGGAGGAATATAAGAGAAAAAATTATTTGTCTTTTAATGATTTTTTTATTCGGAAACTACGATCCGGCAGACGTCAAATAGATGTGACGAACAGGCACCTGATCAGCCCATGTGATGGGTTATTAACAATATATAAGATAAATGAGTCCGGCAGTATCTGCCTTAAACACAGCAGTTATAAAGTGAAGGAGTTATTGGGTGATATACACCTGGCTAATCATTTTAAAGATGGATTTTGCATGGTGTTCCGGCTCCGCCCTTCTGATTACCACCATTATTGTTATGTTGATCATGGAACCATTACAGAGCGAAGAAAAATAAAGGGAATCCTCCACTGCATTCGTCCCATAGCCAGTGAACGATATCCTGTCTATATACAGAACAGTAGAGAATACACCGTAATGGATTCAGTGAACTTTGGAAGAATGGTTCAGATGGAAGTAGGGGCATTGCTGGTGGGACGAATTCAAAATAGAAATCCGGGATGTTATGTAAAACGAGGCCAGGAAAAAGGGTACTTTGAATTTGGTGGATCCACAATCGTACTTTTGGTAGAAGAAGGCCGCATTAATCCGGATTCTCTGAAATGGGCGATTTCCATGACAGGGGAAGCGGAGGTTCGGCTGGGAGAGAAAATTGCGATGGCGGATTAG
- a CDS encoding CDP-alcohol phosphatidyltransferase family protein encodes MLGFYNYTVILTYAGMLTAFSGIVATCNSRERMSLICLVIAGLCDMFDGAVARTRERTPAEKRFGIQIDSLSDLISFGVLPGMILYCGNQDIWSIIIASFYVLCALIRLAFFNVMEEERQEQTNESRTYYLGLPVTSSAIILPVAYALQAYSGGSGGMTGRLSLLVMSILFLLPVKVRKPQSLGKTCLAILGVAGFLLLAGE; translated from the coding sequence ATGCTGGGATTTTATAATTATACGGTTATATTGACTTATGCCGGGATGCTGACGGCATTCTCCGGGATAGTGGCAACGTGCAACAGCAGAGAAAGGATGTCCCTAATCTGCCTTGTGATTGCAGGGCTCTGCGACATGTTCGATGGGGCGGTTGCCAGAACCAGGGAACGGACACCGGCAGAAAAGCGGTTTGGGATTCAAATCGACTCTCTAAGTGATTTAATCAGCTTCGGAGTGCTTCCTGGAATGATTCTCTATTGTGGCAATCAGGATATATGGAGTATCATTATTGCTTCCTTTTATGTATTATGTGCATTAATCCGTCTTGCTTTTTTTAATGTGATGGAAGAAGAACGCCAGGAACAGACCAACGAATCCAGAACATACTATTTGGGGCTGCCGGTCACATCATCGGCAATTATTTTGCCGGTGGCGTATGCGCTGCAAGCGTATAGCGGAGGAAGTGGAGGCATGACAGGAAGGCTCAGCCTTCTTGTTATGTCAATTCTGTTTCTGCTTCCTGTTAAGGTCAGAAAACCTCAGTCATTAGGAAAAACCTGTCTTGCTATCCTTGGGGTGGCTGGATTTTTATTGTTGGCAGGGGAGTGA
- a CDS encoding thioredoxin family protein — protein sequence MGLFTKKKEKTGGGGGNCNSGTMRQTEIAKNCGATIKVLGSGCAKCNQLEAAVKEALGELGMAADIEHITDFAQIAAYGVMSTPALVVNGKVVSYGKVLKRDEVIELLQKTQE from the coding sequence ATGGGACTGTTTACAAAAAAGAAAGAAAAAACTGGTGGCGGCGGAGGAAACTGCAATTCCGGAACGATGAGGCAGACGGAAATTGCCAAAAACTGCGGTGCAACGATTAAAGTTCTTGGCTCCGGCTGTGCAAAGTGTAATCAATTAGAGGCCGCTGTAAAAGAAGCCCTTGGCGAACTTGGTATGGCTGCCGACATCGAGCATATCACAGACTTCGCTCAGATTGCTGCCTACGGGGTAATGTCCACCCCCGCACTCGTAGTAAATGGTAAGGTTGTTTCCTATGGCAAGGTTTTAAAGCGGGATGAGGTAATTGAACTCCTCCAAAAAACGCAGGAATAA
- a CDS encoding HAMP domain-containing sensor histidine kinase, producing MWNVIQGCLGSLTGQLVVLILLSTLISVSFFGIAKVTIEAGLDIYFAKSSYSERKEKDCVRQFQEFVARNNLTPLDETNISEWVKEQRVVYLEIYRNNRWLYDSFSSADANDYGERTAFSGYEGRDYNITFADGDAVVRLFGIFEYQYYVYAMIAEILSAFLVFLIVFVYGVKKGIHYIQKIQSEICVMEGGCLDRRVTISGDNELAQLAQGLEKMRLSLKQAMEEERKLREANQWLVTGIAHDLRTPLTSLTVYVEILQTDICRDDKARRYYLDKVMKKAVLIKELSNRLFESCQMETENKMKGMDAPQRLQNIFEDYLSEMTALLESQGFGVEAELEWKLASISVRMDYIARIIDNLSSNLIKYADPKELIWLRTVYEEEWAGIEICNRIKEQAGHVESTKVGLENLKCMMKGMGGSCLINETGEQFHVKLLFLVRDRGEVF from the coding sequence ATGTGGAATGTAATCCAGGGATGTTTAGGGAGCCTGACAGGACAGCTCGTTGTATTGATATTACTTAGTACACTTATTTCAGTCTCCTTTTTTGGCATTGCAAAGGTGACGATTGAGGCTGGGTTAGATATCTACTTTGCCAAATCTTCTTATTCAGAAAGAAAAGAAAAAGACTGTGTCCGGCAATTCCAGGAGTTTGTCGCCAGAAATAATCTTACGCCTCTTGATGAAACAAATATATCGGAATGGGTGAAAGAACAGAGAGTGGTATACCTGGAAATTTATCGGAATAACCGTTGGTTATATGATTCTTTTTCTTCTGCAGATGCAAATGATTATGGAGAAAGGACAGCCTTTTCAGGTTATGAGGGAAGAGATTATAATATTACCTTTGCAGATGGAGACGCGGTTGTGCGGCTGTTTGGGATATTTGAGTACCAATATTATGTATATGCAATGATAGCGGAAATCCTGTCTGCTTTCCTGGTATTCCTCATAGTTTTTGTCTATGGGGTCAAAAAAGGGATCCACTATATACAGAAAATTCAATCAGAAATTTGCGTAATGGAAGGTGGATGCCTGGATCGGAGGGTAACCATATCCGGTGATAATGAATTAGCACAGTTGGCTCAGGGGTTGGAGAAAATGCGTCTGTCCCTGAAACAGGCAATGGAAGAAGAACGAAAATTACGCGAGGCGAACCAGTGGTTGGTGACAGGAATTGCACATGATCTGCGCACGCCGCTGACCTCATTAACCGTTTATGTGGAAATCCTGCAGACGGATATTTGCAGAGATGATAAGGCCAGACGATATTATCTGGATAAAGTTATGAAGAAGGCAGTCCTGATCAAAGAGTTATCCAACCGGCTGTTTGAGAGCTGCCAGATGGAAACAGAAAATAAAATGAAAGGAATGGATGCCCCGCAACGCCTGCAGAATATTTTTGAGGATTATTTGTCCGAAATGACGGCATTACTTGAGAGCCAGGGGTTCGGAGTTGAGGCGGAGCTGGAGTGGAAATTGGCCAGCATCTCTGTGAGAATGGACTATATTGCAAGAATTATAGATAATTTGAGTTCCAATCTGATAAAGTATGCGGATCCGAAGGAACTTATCTGGCTGCGCACCGTATATGAGGAAGAGTGGGCCGGAATTGAGATATGCAATCGGATAAAGGAGCAGGCAGGGCATGTGGAGAGTACGAAAGTGGGGTTGGAAAATTTAAAATGTATGATGAAGGGCATGGGAGGATCCTGTCTGATTAACGAGACAGGAGAACAATTTCATGTAAAACTGTTATTTTTAGTCCGGGATAGAGGTGAAGTTTTTTGA
- a CDS encoding metalloregulator ArsR/SmtB family transcription factor translates to METTHEKNAKVFKAFCDEKRLAILELLRSGEKCACVLIEQMDIGQSSLSYHMKILCESGVVESRQEGKWTHYRLSESGSKYAAELLVQLTTPYVAKIPVRDGF, encoded by the coding sequence TTGGAAACTACTCATGAGAAAAACGCCAAAGTATTTAAAGCGTTCTGCGATGAAAAGCGGCTTGCCATTTTAGAGTTGCTTCGCAGCGGTGAAAAATGTGCCTGCGTATTAATTGAGCAAATGGATATTGGCCAATCTTCCTTATCCTACCACATGAAGATTCTATGCGAATCCGGTGTGGTGGAAAGTAGGCAGGAAGGCAAATGGACACATTATCGTTTAAGTGAATCAGGAAGCAAATATGCTGCGGAACTCCTGGTGCAGCTCACGACTCCCTATGTTGCAAAAATACCAGTTAGAGACGGATTTTAG
- a CDS encoding DNA-binding response regulator, with translation MESVKILLIEDDPDIREGVRVLLESEGYRIVEAENIYESVWQEPFFYGSSNTVMVHIRKLRMKIEKNPQRPEHISTVWGKGYRFD, from the coding sequence ATGGAGTCGGTAAAAATATTACTGATAGAGGATGATCCCGATATAAGGGAGGGCGTCAGGGTATTACTGGAGAGTGAGGGATACCGGATCGTGGAGGCGGAAAACATCTATGAGAGTGTATGGCAGGAACCATTTTTTTACGGTTCCAGCAATACCGTAATGGTCCATATTCGGAAATTGAGAATGAAGATAGAAAAAAATCCACAGAGACCGGAACATATCAGTACGGTGTGGGGAAAGGGGTATCGTTTTGATTAA
- a CDS encoding virulence RhuM family protein gives MPKKKNDITIHSSAAEYLTYVASAGDSNDSFEMRYENENIWLTQKMLATLYDVDVRTINEHIKKIYTDDELTQESTIRKFRIVQTEGSRQVNREVIHYNLQMIIAIGFKVNNDRAVRFRKWAGQIVKDYTIQGWTMDKERLKKGHMFTDEYFERQLENIREIRLSERKFYQKVTDLYATAFDYDKDAKTTRQFFKMVQNKMHWAVHRHTAAELIVERANAEKEHMGLTTWESAPDGKIVKADVTVAKNYLSEKEMSYLQRIVSLYLDYAELQAERRIPMSMEDWAKRLDGFLEFNGNELLMGPGKVSAEQAKLHAETEFEKYRIVQDRLFMSDYDKYLLELEHQAEQSEA, from the coding sequence ATGCCCAAAAAGAAGAATGATATTACAATACACAGCTCTGCTGCGGAGTATTTGACTTATGTGGCTTCAGCAGGGGATAGTAACGATAGCTTTGAAATGCGTTATGAGAATGAAAATATCTGGCTGACGCAAAAAATGCTTGCGACTTTATATGATGTAGATGTGCGTACAATCAATGAACATATTAAAAAAATTTATACGGATGATGAACTGACGCAGGAATCAACTATCCGGAAATTCCGGATAGTTCAAACAGAAGGTTCGCGGCAGGTGAACCGGGAGGTGATTCACTATAACTTGCAAATGATCATTGCTATCGGATTTAAAGTGAACAACGACCGCGCTGTAAGATTCCGTAAATGGGCAGGGCAGATTGTTAAGGATTATACGATTCAAGGTTGGACGATGGATAAAGAACGCCTGAAAAAAGGGCATATGTTCACCGATGAATATTTTGAACGGCAGTTGGAGAATATTCGAGAGATACGTTTGTCCGAACGCAAGTTTTATCAAAAGGTTACTGATCTTTATGCTACAGCGTTTGATTACGACAAAGATGCCAAGACTACACGGCAGTTTTTCAAAATGGTGCAGAATAAGATGCATTGGGCCGTACATAGGCATACGGCAGCAGAATTGATTGTAGAACGTGCAAATGCTGAAAAAGAACATATGGGCCTGACAACATGGGAATCAGCGCCAGATGGGAAAATTGTCAAAGCAGATGTTACCGTTGCTAAGAATTATCTGAGCGAAAAGGAAATGTCCTATTTACAGAGAATCGTTTCACTGTATCTAGACTATGCGGAGTTACAGGCGGAACGAAGAATACCAATGAGTATGGAGGACTGGGCAAAGCGCCTTGATGGTTTTCTGGAGTTTAACGGGAATGAACTGCTGATGGGACCGGGAAAAGTCAGTGCAGAACAGGCAAAGCTTCATGCAGAGACTGAGTTTGAAAAATATCGTATTGTTCAGGATCGGTTATTTATGTCAGACTATGATAAGTATTTACTGGAATTAGAACATCAAGCGGAGCAAAGTGAGGCATAA
- a CDS encoding permease yields the protein MEVFLLQTFQAIWLFFQDQILGMKWLNNLIGDFLSAIGLNISGRLGGSVQFFLYDVIKITVLLCFLIWGISYIQSYFPPERSKKILGRFHGIGANIVSALLGTVTPFCSCSSIPLFIGFTSAGLPLGVTFSFLISSPMVDLGSLVLLMSIFGAKVAIIYVIVGLVIAVIGGTLIEKLHMEQYVEEFIRSAGGVDIDAPTLTVKERMTYAKEQVLSTFKKVFPYILVGVGIGALIHNWIPEHWIEAVLGSNNPFGVILATLVGVPMYADIFGTIPVAEALLSKGAQLGTILSFMMAVTTLSLPSMIMLRKAVKPKLLVTFITICTIGIILVGYLFNAFQFLLI from the coding sequence ATGGAGGTATTTCTCTTGCAGACTTTTCAGGCAATATGGCTATTTTTCCAAGATCAGATACTCGGCATGAAATGGTTGAACAACCTGATCGGGGATTTTCTCTCTGCCATCGGTTTAAATATTTCCGGCCGGCTGGGCGGAAGTGTACAGTTTTTTCTTTATGATGTGATAAAAATCACGGTATTGCTGTGCTTTTTAATTTGGGGGATATCTTATATACAGAGTTATTTTCCTCCAGAACGCAGCAAAAAAATATTAGGACGTTTTCATGGAATAGGAGCAAACATTGTCTCTGCATTACTCGGAACTGTAACTCCATTTTGTTCCTGCTCTTCTATTCCACTGTTCATTGGCTTTACCAGTGCAGGGTTGCCCCTTGGAGTGACATTCTCCTTTTTGATTTCCTCTCCTATGGTTGACCTTGGCAGCCTGGTACTACTCATGAGCATCTTTGGCGCAAAAGTTGCCATTATTTATGTGATAGTCGGCTTAGTAATTGCCGTAATTGGCGGTACATTGATTGAAAAACTGCACATGGAACAATATGTAGAGGAATTTATCCGCAGCGCCGGCGGTGTAGATATTGATGCCCCTACGCTTACAGTAAAAGAGCGCATGACATACGCGAAGGAGCAGGTGCTTTCTACCTTTAAAAAAGTATTTCCTTACATTTTAGTCGGTGTTGGTATTGGTGCTCTAATCCACAATTGGATACCAGAACACTGGATTGAAGCAGTTCTTGGCAGCAATAATCCCTTTGGTGTCATTTTAGCTACACTGGTGGGTGTTCCCATGTATGCAGATATCTTTGGCACAATTCCGGTTGCTGAGGCGCTGCTTTCTAAAGGTGCACAACTCGGTACAATTCTCAGCTTTATGATGGCAGTTACCACGCTCTCATTACCATCGATGATTATGCTTCGTAAAGCTGTAAAACCGAAACTGCTGGTTACCTTTATCACCATTTGCACCATTGGAATCATCCTGGTTGGTTATCTGTTTAATGCATTCCAATTCCTATTAATATAA
- a CDS encoding WYL domain-containing protein has translation MELFDKVYSCYYQVVRQILTGAKEQPLTEKQMETLIRKYGFQESVFAILPKLLDGEWALLKKEKEDGKTYSSAVDGELRPPLTLLQKSWLKSLLADRRIGMFLDERERGWADEALKEVMPLYNEANFYYYDRYSDGDDYESEPYRKNFRTVLSAIKQGQALFIAYEGKQKDTFTYEVLPYQLQYSSKDDKFRLCCRQYTHRSFCREILLNMSRIRACHPSNREVSENVESFRFRNGRKSKEPVVIEISGERNSLERCMLHFASYEKHTEFDGEKNTCRCSIYYDRADETELLIDILSFGPVVRVLGPEPFLNLIRARVGRQHRMMGMEAEER, from the coding sequence ATGGAATTATTTGATAAAGTTTATAGCTGCTATTACCAGGTGGTAAGACAAATCCTGACAGGGGCAAAGGAGCAGCCGCTGACGGAAAAGCAGATGGAAACGCTGATCAGGAAATATGGCTTCCAGGAGAGTGTTTTCGCAATTCTACCAAAACTGCTGGACGGAGAGTGGGCGCTTTTGAAAAAAGAAAAGGAAGACGGCAAAACTTACTCTTCGGCCGTGGACGGAGAACTCCGCCCTCCCCTTACCCTGCTTCAAAAGAGCTGGTTAAAATCACTGCTGGCAGACAGAAGGATAGGCATGTTTTTAGATGAGAGGGAACGCGGGTGGGCCGATGAGGCTCTGAAAGAGGTTATGCCTCTTTATAATGAGGCGAATTTTTACTATTATGACAGATACAGCGATGGGGACGACTATGAGTCGGAACCGTACCGGAAAAATTTCAGGACGGTACTCAGCGCGATCAAACAGGGGCAGGCGCTTTTTATAGCGTATGAGGGAAAACAGAAGGACACATTTACCTATGAGGTGCTGCCGTACCAGCTTCAGTATTCCTCCAAGGATGACAAATTCCGGCTCTGCTGCCGCCAGTATACGCACAGAAGTTTCTGCAGGGAAATCCTGCTGAATATGAGCCGGATTCGGGCCTGCCATCCCTCAAACCGGGAGGTTTCAGAGAATGTGGAATCCTTCCGGTTTAGAAACGGCAGAAAATCGAAGGAACCCGTCGTGATAGAAATAAGCGGGGAGAGAAACTCGCTGGAGCGGTGCATGCTCCACTTTGCAAGCTATGAAAAACATACGGAATTTGACGGAGAGAAAAATACCTGCCGCTGTTCCATTTATTACGACAGGGCGGATGAGACGGAGCTGCTGATTGATATTCTCTCATTCGGTCCCGTAGTGCGCGTGCTGGGGCCGGAACCATTTTTGAATCTGATCAGGGCCAGAGTGGGAAGGCAGCATAGGATGATGGGGATGGAGGCGGAAGAAAGGTAG
- a CDS encoding WYL domain-containing protein, which yields MTEFQELIKNFDRIRDYMRQFYIYGFKVRGDYDKKSARTYDNERRRIESWLSDYMESEYTQKGKQVYINVDSRTVSQNPLYAAWKAKSFTDNDIMLHFFILDQLCGQSEGMSAGELGDRMAESYGVVFDSQTVRLKLKEYEELGILGAVKKGKSLAYFLKPCFSDHTEQMPEPETWEHVLTAVKFFQEAAPFGFVGSTILDRENAANDSFQFKHHFIVHTLEDGVLLNILEAIREQRKISFVNKSSRSGNTSVIQGLPLRIFVSVRTGRRYVCCYLENRRRFMNYRLDCIWQVKALEECGECEQWKELLNKNIARCWGVSFGGPSRLEEIRMKVYIDEEKEDYILNRLRREGRGGEITRTGENEYLYYGTFFDTNEMLSWVKTFTGRILDIEGSNPAAIAKVKRDWERMYEMYCED from the coding sequence ATGACGGAGTTTCAGGAACTGATCAAAAATTTTGACCGCATCCGCGATTATATGCGGCAGTTCTATATATACGGATTTAAGGTGCGGGGTGACTATGATAAGAAGAGCGCCAGAACCTATGATAATGAGAGACGGCGGATTGAGAGCTGGCTTTCCGATTATATGGAATCCGAGTACACCCAAAAGGGAAAACAGGTCTATATCAATGTGGACAGCAGGACGGTCAGCCAGAACCCACTTTATGCCGCATGGAAGGCAAAAAGCTTTACAGACAACGATATTATGCTCCACTTTTTTATCCTGGACCAGTTGTGCGGGCAGAGTGAGGGAATGAGCGCAGGTGAGCTTGGCGACAGAATGGCGGAGAGCTACGGCGTTGTCTTTGACAGCCAGACGGTCCGGCTGAAGCTGAAAGAATATGAAGAACTGGGGATTCTGGGAGCCGTGAAAAAAGGAAAGTCGCTGGCATATTTTTTGAAGCCGTGCTTTTCGGATCATACGGAGCAGATGCCGGAACCGGAAACGTGGGAACACGTTTTGACGGCTGTAAAATTCTTTCAGGAGGCGGCTCCCTTCGGATTTGTCGGCAGCACCATCCTGGATCGGGAAAACGCGGCCAACGATAGTTTTCAGTTCAAGCACCATTTTATCGTACATACATTAGAGGATGGAGTACTGCTGAACATTCTGGAGGCCATCCGGGAACAGCGGAAAATATCCTTTGTCAATAAGAGCAGCCGCAGCGGCAATACGTCGGTTATTCAGGGACTGCCCCTTAGAATCTTTGTAAGCGTCAGGACAGGACGGAGGTATGTGTGCTGTTACCTGGAGAACCGCAGGCGGTTTATGAATTACCGTCTGGACTGTATCTGGCAGGTCAAGGCATTGGAGGAGTGCGGTGAATGTGAGCAGTGGAAGGAACTGCTCAATAAAAATATCGCCCGGTGCTGGGGAGTCTCATTCGGAGGTCCCAGCCGGCTGGAAGAAATCCGGATGAAGGTGTATATTGATGAGGAAAAAGAAGATTACATATTGAACCGGCTCCGCCGGGAAGGGCGCGGCGGGGAAATTACCAGAACAGGGGAAAATGAATATCTCTACTACGGCACATTTTTTGACACCAATGAGATGCTTTCCTGGGTTAAAACCTTCACGGGCCGGATTCTGGATATCGAGGGCAGCAACCCGGCTGCCATCGCAAAGGTGAAGCGGGACTGGGAACGGATGTACGAGATGTATTGTGAGGATTAG
- the rlmD gene encoding 23S rRNA (uracil(1939)-C(5))-methyltransferase RlmD — protein MKKGEVYEGTVEKIEFPNKGIVRIEDEKVVVKNALPGQKIRFLVNKKRKGKCEARLIEVLEPSGIETEEKVCPHYGICGGCLYQTVPYEKQLEIKREQVKELIDGVCSDYEFEGIKGSPIPACYRNKMEFSFGDEVKDGPLALGMHRRGSFYDVVTTGECQIVHRDFCDILLCSKQYFEEKGTGFYKKMQHTGYLRHLLVRRAVKTGEILIDLITTTQIEAEEENELLNGWLQEILALPLEGTMTGILHTRNDSLADAVKDEGTEILYGQDYFFEELLGLKFRISPFSFFQTNSLGAEVLYEKTREYVGDTKGKVIFDLYSGTGTIAQILAPVAEKVVGVEIVEEAVEAAKKNALLNGLENCEFIAGDVLKVMDGLKDKPELIVLDPPRDGIHPKAIEKIIDFGVNRMVYVSCKPTSLARDLVILQERGYRVEKVCCVDMFPGTANVETVVLLSHKSPDSHMM, from the coding sequence ATGAAAAAAGGCGAAGTATATGAGGGTACCGTGGAGAAAATTGAATTCCCGAACAAGGGAATTGTCAGAATAGAAGATGAGAAGGTAGTCGTAAAAAACGCTCTTCCGGGTCAGAAGATCCGCTTTCTGGTCAATAAGAAGAGAAAAGGAAAATGTGAGGCGCGCCTGATTGAGGTTCTGGAACCTTCTGGTATTGAGACGGAAGAGAAGGTATGTCCTCATTACGGAATCTGCGGAGGCTGTCTCTATCAGACCGTACCGTATGAGAAACAGCTTGAAATCAAGCGGGAACAGGTGAAGGAGCTGATTGACGGCGTATGCAGTGATTATGAATTTGAGGGAATCAAGGGGAGCCCCATCCCGGCCTGTTACCGCAATAAAATGGAATTTTCCTTCGGTGATGAGGTGAAGGACGGACCGCTGGCCCTTGGCATGCACCGCCGCGGAAGTTTTTACGATGTGGTGACTACCGGGGAATGCCAGATTGTGCACAGAGATTTCTGTGATATCCTCCTCTGCTCCAAACAGTACTTTGAGGAAAAGGGGACAGGCTTTTATAAGAAAATGCAGCATACGGGATATCTGCGCCATTTGCTTGTGAGACGGGCGGTTAAGACCGGGGAGATATTGATTGACCTGATTACGACAACCCAGATTGAGGCGGAAGAAGAGAACGAGCTTCTGAACGGATGGCTTCAGGAAATCCTGGCCCTGCCTCTGGAAGGAACGATGACGGGAATCCTGCACACGAGAAATGATTCCCTGGCCGATGCCGTGAAGGACGAGGGGACGGAGATCCTGTATGGACAGGATTACTTCTTTGAGGAGCTTCTCGGCCTGAAATTCAGAATTTCACCATTTTCCTTCTTCCAGACTAATTCTCTGGGAGCGGAAGTGCTCTACGAGAAGACCAGGGAATACGTGGGCGATACAAAGGGAAAAGTGATTTTTGACCTGTACAGCGGAACCGGCACGATTGCCCAGATTCTCGCTCCGGTGGCCGAGAAGGTGGTCGGTGTCGAGATCGTGGAGGAGGCCGTGGAGGCCGCAAAGAAGAATGCATTGTTAAACGGACTGGAAAACTGCGAGTTTATCGCAGGCGATGTCCTGAAGGTGATGGACGGGCTTAAAGATAAGCCGGAGCTGATCGTGCTCGATCCGCCCAGGGATGGAATTCATCCCAAGGCTATTGAGAAAATTATTGATTTTGGGGTCAACCGGATGGTGTATGTATCCTGTAAGCCGACCAGTTTGGCGAGGGATCTGGTGATTCTGCAGGAGAGAGGGTATCGGGTGGAGAAGGTTTGCTGTGTGGATATGTTTCCGGGGACGGCGAATGTCGAAACGGTAGTACTTTTGTCCCACAAGTCACCAGATAGCCATATGATGTAA